In a single window of the Nilaparvata lugens isolate BPH chromosome 1, ASM1435652v1, whole genome shotgun sequence genome:
- the LOC111053207 gene encoding exosome complex component CSL4 isoform X1 yields MKTKLQSYKSFKIAVDVGNKDNIIKPELWPEGLRICAADNKHVAGKGTYERQGYIYSTLAGILHLVKQKEEGFVIEVHSSNEQSVVPVPGNIVTAKVMTINLRMAICQIRCIGDTVLSQPYRGILRREDIRATEKDKVEVYNSVRPGDIILARVLPVNEVQSYQLSTAENELGVVIAHTSAGVPMIPISWDQMQCPKTYVKENRKVAKIVPEDIVVD; encoded by the exons ATGAAAACAAAACTCCAGTCCTACAAGTCTTTCAAAATTGCTGTAGATGTTGGTAATAAGGATAACATTATCAAACCAGAGTTATGGCCTGAAG GTTTACGCATATGTGCCGCAGACAATAAGCATGTAGCTGGAAAAGGAACATATGAAAGACAAGGCTATATTTATTCTACGCTTGCTGGAATTCTTCACCTGGTTAAACAAAAAGAAGAA GGATTTGTTATTGAAGTTCACAGTAGCAATGAACAGAGCGTTGTACCCGTTCCTGGAAATATAGTCACTGCTAAG GTTATGACTATCAATTTAAGGATGGCAATTTGCCAGATCAGATGCATAGGAGATACGGTTCTAAGTCAACCCTACAGAGGAATACTTAGAAGAGAAGACATTCGGGCTACAGAGAAGGACAAAGTAGAGGTGTACAATTCAGTGAGGCCTGGTGACATCATCCTAGCTAGGGTT CTTCCAGTGAATGAGGTGCAGAGCTACCAGCTATCAACTGCCGAGAATGAACTTGGAGTAGTCATAGCACACACATCAGCCG gAGTTCCCATGATACCAATCAGTTGGGATCAAATGCAGTGTCCAAAAACGTACGTAAAAGAAAATAGGAAAGTAGCAAAAATCGTTCCCGAAGACATAGTTGTAGACTAG
- the LOC111053207 gene encoding exosome complex component CSL4 isoform X2 codes for MAGVQSDKSCCSSCKKVVGNNDSALMCLRICAADNKHVAGKGTYERQGYIYSTLAGILHLVKQKEEGFVIEVHSSNEQSVVPVPGNIVTAKVMTINLRMAICQIRCIGDTVLSQPYRGILRREDIRATEKDKVEVYNSVRPGDIILARVLPVNEVQSYQLSTAENELGVVIAHTSAGVPMIPISWDQMQCPKTYVKENRKVAKIVPEDIVVD; via the exons ATGGCAGGTGTTCAAAGTGACAAGTCGTGTTGTTCGTCATGCAAAAAAGTTGTTGGAAATAATGATTCTGCTCTTATGT GTTTACGCATATGTGCCGCAGACAATAAGCATGTAGCTGGAAAAGGAACATATGAAAGACAAGGCTATATTTATTCTACGCTTGCTGGAATTCTTCACCTGGTTAAACAAAAAGAAGAA GGATTTGTTATTGAAGTTCACAGTAGCAATGAACAGAGCGTTGTACCCGTTCCTGGAAATATAGTCACTGCTAAG GTTATGACTATCAATTTAAGGATGGCAATTTGCCAGATCAGATGCATAGGAGATACGGTTCTAAGTCAACCCTACAGAGGAATACTTAGAAGAGAAGACATTCGGGCTACAGAGAAGGACAAAGTAGAGGTGTACAATTCAGTGAGGCCTGGTGACATCATCCTAGCTAGGGTT CTTCCAGTGAATGAGGTGCAGAGCTACCAGCTATCAACTGCCGAGAATGAACTTGGAGTAGTCATAGCACACACATCAGCCG gAGTTCCCATGATACCAATCAGTTGGGATCAAATGCAGTGTCCAAAAACGTACGTAAAAGAAAATAGGAAAGTAGCAAAAATCGTTCCCGAAGACATAGTTGTAGACTAG
- the LOC111053210 gene encoding uncharacterized protein LOC111053210, with protein sequence MEATDYAVRETLKYLTKQKEDKENAKQCLENVSHKSTSYDIEKDCVEGGSEQTEFEMEGKILTVGGPPEDNKDNEQRENELNQSASQSSNNENVTELKDYKEELESQMQQALIERENYVKKKMNFQMLWESEKQYESYKTKIKEAHEKWISLYNKAKLSFEKELKRMQFEMEARHLSDLIRIHKKKMLELRTLKEIMERHFYGMVDRQQIEIQRRETIIKELMQLIDAREEKLKNWELKITDIMREFQNLMKFMLVEAPNQTEVLVDFEQILEESLRVPQAIPIDKYVPSIENGRPDGLTLEGIDQFLKECDASIGKVYSTSVEVIRQSNDFDIQFARICTEIQFEEIILNQSFTNDKDELTLQQDFKPETKNSRLSTILEILKRYPSLQRIVISTNITNK encoded by the exons ATGGAAGCCACAGATTATGCTGTAAGAGAGACATTGAAATATCTAACAAAACAGAAAGAAGACAAAGAGAATGCAAAGCAATGTCTTGAGAACGTCAGTCATAAATCGACTTCGTatgatattgaaaaagattgtGTGGAAGGTGGATCAGAGCAGACGGAATTTGAAATGGAGGGAAAAATATTAACA GTTGGTGGGCCACCTGAAGATAATAAGGATAATGAACAAcgtgaaaatgaattgaatcaaaGTGCATCGCAATCTTCTAATAACGAGAATGTAACTGAATTGAAAGATTACAAAGAAGAACTCGAAAGTCAAATGCAACAAGCacttatagaaagagaaaactatgttaaaaagaaaatgaattttcaaatgctTTGGGAATCAGAAAAGCAATACGAATCATACAAAACCAAAATAAA aGAAGCACACGAAAAGTGGATAAGTTTGTATAATAAGGCTAAGCTTTCTTTCGAGAAAGAGTTGAAAAGAATGCAATTTGAAATGGAAGCAAGACATTTATCTGATTTGATAAGAATCCATAAAAAGAAAATGTTGGAACTGAGAACGCTCAAAGAAATTATGGAACGACACTTCTATGGAATGGTAGACAGGCAGCAAATTGAGATACAAAGAAGAGAGACGATAATCAAGGAGTTAATGCAACTCATTGATGCTAGAGAGGAAAAGTTGAAGAACTGGGAGCTAAAAATCACAGATATTATGAgggaatttcaaaatttgatgaaatttatgcTAGTGGAAGCTCCAAATCAAACTGAGGTTTTAGTcgattttgaacaaattttaGAAGAATCGTTACGAGTACCGCAAGCTATAcctattgataaatatgttccATCG aTCGAAAATGGAAGACCAGATGGGCTGACATTGGAGGGAATCGACCAATTCTTGAAAGAATGTGACGCTTCTATAGGCAAAGTATACTCGACATCGGTGGAAGTCATCAGGCAAAGTAATGACTTTGACATTCAATTTGCTAGGATTTGTACCGAAATAcaatttgaagaaattatatTGAATCAGAGTTTTACAAATGACAAAGATGAATTGACATTGCAACAAGATTTTAAGCCAGAGACTAAAAATTCCAGATTGAGCACAATTCTTGAAATCTTAAAACGATACCCGAGTTTACAAAGGATAGTTATTTCTACAAACATTactaacaaataa